From a single Streptomyces misionensis genomic region:
- a CDS encoding glutamate-5-semialdehyde dehydrogenase produces the protein MTTLSPYDSMSPVTQAAYRAKAAAADLAPLPRAAKDDALLAIADALEVRTGEIIEANAEDVAKARANGTSEAIVDRLTLTPERVRAIASDVRDVAGLADPVGEVVRGSTLPNGIDLRQVRVPLGVVGIIYEARPNVTADAAALCLKSGNAVLLRGSASAYASNTALVRVIRDAVGGAGLPADAVQLVPGESRESVRELMRARGLVDVLIPRGGASLIRTVVNESTVPVIETGTGNCHVYVDAQTDIDMAVDILVNSKAQRVSVCNAAETLLVHQDIAAEFLPRALDALAEAGVTVHADERVMAYAKDSKATVVEATPEDWETEYLSYDIAAAVVDSLDKAVEHIRLWSSGHTEAIVTTSQQAARRFTRLVDSTTVAVNTSTRFTDGGQFGFGAEIGISTQKLHARGPMGLPELTSTKYIVTGDGHVRR, from the coding sequence ATGACCACGCTCTCGCCGTACGACTCGATGTCCCCGGTCACCCAGGCCGCCTACCGGGCCAAGGCCGCCGCCGCCGACCTCGCGCCGCTGCCGCGCGCCGCGAAGGACGACGCCCTGCTCGCCATCGCCGACGCGCTGGAGGTCCGCACCGGCGAGATCATCGAGGCCAACGCCGAGGACGTGGCCAAGGCGCGGGCGAACGGCACCAGCGAGGCCATCGTGGACCGGCTCACCCTCACCCCCGAGCGGGTCCGCGCCATCGCCTCCGACGTCCGCGACGTCGCCGGGCTGGCCGACCCGGTCGGCGAGGTGGTGCGCGGCTCCACCCTGCCCAACGGCATCGACCTGCGCCAGGTCCGCGTCCCGCTCGGCGTCGTCGGCATCATCTACGAGGCCCGCCCCAACGTCACCGCCGACGCCGCCGCGCTCTGCCTGAAGTCCGGCAACGCGGTGCTGCTGCGCGGCTCCGCCTCCGCCTACGCGTCCAACACCGCCCTGGTCCGGGTGATCCGGGACGCGGTCGGCGGCGCCGGGCTGCCCGCCGACGCCGTGCAGCTGGTGCCGGGGGAGAGCCGCGAGTCCGTGCGCGAGCTGATGCGCGCCCGCGGCCTGGTCGACGTCCTCATCCCGCGCGGCGGCGCCTCCCTGATCCGGACCGTGGTCAACGAGTCCACCGTGCCCGTCATCGAGACCGGCACCGGCAACTGCCACGTCTACGTCGACGCGCAGACCGACATCGACATGGCGGTCGACATCCTCGTCAACTCCAAGGCCCAGCGGGTCAGCGTGTGCAACGCCGCCGAGACCCTGCTGGTCCACCAGGACATCGCCGCCGAGTTCCTGCCGCGCGCCCTGGACGCGCTGGCCGAGGCCGGGGTCACCGTGCACGCCGACGAGCGGGTCATGGCCTACGCCAAGGACTCCAAGGCCACCGTGGTCGAGGCGACCCCGGAGGACTGGGAGACGGAGTACCTGTCGTACGACATCGCCGCCGCCGTGGTGGACTCCCTCGACAAGGCCGTCGAACACATCCGGCTGTGGAGCTCCGGGCACACCGAGGCGATCGTCACCACCTCGCAGCAGGCCGCCCGCCGGTTCACCCGACTGGTCGACTCGACCACGGTCGCCGTGAACACCTCCACCCGGTTCACCGACGGCGGCCAGTTCGGCTTCGGCGCGGAGATCGGCATCTCCACGCAGAAGCTGCACGCCCGGGGCCCGATGGGGCTGCCGGAGCTGACCAGCACCAAGTACATCGTCACCGGCGACGGGCACGTCCGGCGCTGA
- the proB gene encoding glutamate 5-kinase, whose product MGSARRGVAQARRVVVKVGSSSLTTAAGGLDADRVDALVDVLATSRRKGDREIVLVSSGAIAAGLAPLGLRRRPRDLARQQAAASVGQGLLVARYTASFARYGVRVGQVLLTSDDMSRRAHHRNASRTLDKLLAMGALPVVNENDTVATDEIRFGDNDRLAALVAHLVHADLLVLLSDVDGVYDGDPGRPGTSRIAEVRGAEDLAGVEIGSAGKAGVGTGGMVTKVEAAGIAAAAGIPVVLTSAVHAADALGGGDTGTYFHPTGKRSADRLLWLQHASTPQGALILDDGAVDAVVRGRKSLLPAGIAAVEGEFGAGDPVELRDTAGRAVARGLVSFDAREIPPMIGRSTHELARELGPAYEREVVHRDDLVLLRS is encoded by the coding sequence GTGGGAAGTGCAAGGCGGGGCGTCGCTCAGGCGCGCAGGGTTGTCGTCAAGGTGGGGTCCTCCTCGCTGACCACCGCCGCGGGCGGGCTGGACGCCGACCGGGTCGACGCCCTGGTGGACGTGCTGGCCACCAGCAGGCGCAAGGGCGACAGGGAGATCGTGCTGGTGTCCTCCGGCGCCATCGCCGCCGGGCTCGCGCCGCTCGGGCTGCGCCGCCGCCCCCGGGACCTCGCCCGCCAGCAGGCCGCCGCCAGCGTCGGCCAGGGCCTGCTCGTCGCCCGCTACACCGCCTCCTTCGCCCGCTACGGCGTCCGCGTCGGCCAGGTCCTGCTCACCAGCGACGACATGAGCCGCCGCGCCCACCACCGCAACGCCTCCCGCACCCTCGACAAGCTGCTCGCCATGGGCGCCCTCCCGGTCGTCAACGAGAACGACACCGTCGCCACCGACGAGATCCGCTTCGGCGACAACGACCGCCTCGCCGCCCTCGTCGCCCACCTCGTCCACGCCGATCTGCTCGTCCTCCTCTCCGACGTCGACGGCGTCTACGACGGCGACCCCGGCAGGCCCGGCACCTCCCGGATAGCGGAGGTGCGCGGCGCCGAGGACCTCGCGGGCGTGGAGATCGGCAGCGCGGGCAAGGCCGGCGTCGGCACCGGCGGCATGGTCACCAAGGTCGAGGCCGCCGGGATCGCGGCCGCCGCCGGCATCCCCGTGGTGCTGACCAGCGCGGTGCACGCGGCGGACGCCCTCGGCGGCGGCGACACCGGCACCTACTTCCACCCCACCGGCAAGCGCTCCGCCGACCGGCTGCTCTGGCTCCAGCACGCCTCCACCCCGCAGGGCGCGCTCATCCTGGACGACGGCGCCGTGGACGCGGTCGTCAGGGGCCGCAAGTCGCTGCTGCCCGCGGGCATCGCCGCCGTCGAGGGCGAGTTCGGCGCCGGCGACCCGGTCGAGCTGCGGGACACCGCGGGCCGCGCGGTGGCCCGGGGCCTCGTCAGCTTCGACGCCAGGGAGATCCCCCCGATGATCGGCCGTTCGACCCACGAACTGGCACGCGAACTGGGTCCCGCGTACGAACGCGAGGTCGTACACAGGGACGATCTGGTGCTGCTGCGCTCGTAA